The following are encoded in a window of Scophthalmus maximus strain ysfricsl-2021 chromosome 2, ASM2237912v1, whole genome shotgun sequence genomic DNA:
- the LOC118301626 gene encoding cilia- and flagella-associated protein 54-like isoform X5, whose amino-acid sequence MDLPASYYGKLDKRNPVISAFDRDIKSFMTLMRRVVSSDSQDNNGSYAKGIRTLVEIWGKYKHRLPSLLYQERMLQVADFLFGIKLHQLALWQGYSHLLPQVNPLKITDIASVDHFMACFFPEGFDTDQDVFAMKVRAMQGCALCIFELEKSHSVLRQDGLSQVLRVLNFIRIMMQAFQQHEHLCWQIYNGSLHIYTICRYLITMDCSAQALEYLLWASISLELCIPLMTAEYLPWIVTLYCAVCHCYYDNQAAVQAEAFARRALGRINEQAKLEEQSKVPATRETQRAYKEASIKLGAMVFKRAVYEARRKQKPILKLKSKSARKVPWPRTTTGRMLLALFDSSAAQFLGILEALWDSTTPPLQTRMPDEPEQQEVILDLVSAGISILSGVANTSEQKGDDPPCICLSAATPASTLMDLAISGENKVSIMSAVRFIKLLYQYKQSGAFTVLSREMLPVLSGLEGLSFRKAEIELALLGGFHNLLTSQRSRLKDNNMIEDRHRSSLSMSDEFICLVDTLHKSVCGSSSEVQPDVDLVLDVVLYLWGKVQVVMQRANMQNPEFKHKYDKWLWCLSRLCEVASAYGLETVDCMMMTEMIHTLVILLESAAERRQETQHAAAPGADGDGVMVRSLFLLESSSTELLQMVCEVVKRGLTALGKGVATLPPGRSAVMDSAFMQKLCPLPPSTPSRSSVTSLEEGNEDDEICKKEKEEVETEAESDIKASQNSTRVPLLAIDRHLELDIIHHRASLKLLHLNAVAESELLGRIKKNKVSKALFLIQKALLVYNSMETNKSSKTKSLLEEASSLIEKAEVEERRLYISTISTSSENKYKGRKEVEENPPPPPILLSRTNHSLTFTPAPYNLEGQVCWYQLCSRAAEGINRKVRLGDCGLPGTGDMVPAVSGKCLLRVEGLVPNEKYVFAVAAYNSQGKLLGNAIGQTTFPLLASMPVPLLSTWAHLVQVAFQTEQYTLAKRACKELWSHFTSPDPGSHCTQDSLVTTRLHKQTLQVSSPHLCQSFLISIFIETEINIQQGSLYCDSFSDTGPFIWEQEARLAECERMLVAMDLAMCLNDGLAALQAVVNCYGLLAPLIFHQIICHPVVQVLKKCLIVLEENSDLLKQKWAGNILDSLMHMIACITYYLSKTLRVLREHQMAFLLMECGRRLLQEVYDARVQIRRISNEASKVVDHAAIKSEMRISLQLKALHAKNKKRIGSGAALTTDNEIAHPLTSCEDPTILYDVISSSTLTDAYDHVMKLGCKAYFTEYAALLLQRTVEEGHPDLVLEWGQSIFEFLSRRDEEMSTKCLEGNDHIKRTPRAPKGNEPTQITPDDTRKIKQKMHHSTLRRGRTNREKRAVENLLTTMASAVQRNKRLLKLRSLCCEERVWKSHLNYSMAQAHMVLFHKELDQLHGGGLQHRYSQLNLSYFSLAYSGVLVARNSQQSSQSEVVSKRDSPHSGLVVQVTSHKDRQKKEAVSDDDSDITDESSEEEEEKDASKSVDQQTEMSGQPISILLDSLNKAALHLRRAMVLAHRGSHWTTLWCMCQTVWDQSCKIASFAQTDVHLEPDSPLTAEQLHTTFTRLLSLASDLIMDMVNKLGLWSLYDSDLTEGELESSLHFSAPLDESTHMDLRWVRILVLDTLERLHDSGKWETLAHFALLFNSYTRERYASIITPLLVHAQRRLLERISCFGGPVVPQPHHVKTQRVTGKEVTCRSYAGCQLLNGWTPHKARQLPIQKKASLPNSPPPDAAELKGAKVHSMSLVCVPLDVEDTLSCYQRALERKPHCLQVFQHSRSLLTLLLAHTQPRFTAQLHNCHSESLVDFSPIVMSSPNIQPCDLREDNFRTPNALYSRPISADHMPTVTAAYSTSIKYLQANSHDSLRVQALHEMGNLHFYNGNIRAAHSSWSKAVDCALGCSGIVEKWDGVTFGSGSLQQTLKQAGIWGCLQAAGLTAKIAQHILTSDISQRTKCCLLSAHLFKCALCCSLAQPQADLLYASHSIGDELLPGVDLFSEPHRVHLGTTVTSLNFICHWLFTTGYCLTLLPILALYLHFVGTVCRDVQRWVEGKILKIRALTELYLFTEAAKEAVQLTQGIGIILPNGHYIATDDHQPEKTFCSNKSLLDNVVSLEELVNCDIAPAVQTLYGSTLCLRFNLARVQLVLALSNTVQGPSVPDSVDGVGCASITMSPVNSKHYQHDDELDSESAGLKTERPKLLDLHTEKNLTPERIKILLLEGVSSLLHSISQPLTSQCFSEIENLELEIESNLLKADLYLQQGHVALSSEMAVSSLVLMQTSTLIIGSISDHQKPVSELPHPMTGSDQGTKDCSLLNPLHGDCPRTVEASERIGVSLWLRCRLALVRSLAAHICGTAAVFPGT is encoded by the exons ATGGACTTACCGGCTTCTTATTACGGGAAACTCGATAAAAGAAACCCGGTTATTTCGGCGTTTGACCGGGACATCAAGTCGTTCATGACACTGATGAGACGAGTGGTTTCTTCGGACAGCCAAGACAACAACGGCTCTTATGCTAAAGG GATCAGAACTCTGGTGGAGATATGGGGAAAGTACAAACATCGACTGCCCTCACTGTTGTACCAGGAGCGAATGTTGCAGgttgcagattttctttttggaataAAG TTGCACCAACTGGCTCTTTGGCAGGGCTACAGTCACCTTCTGCCTCAGGTCAACCCACTGAAAATAACTGACATTGCGAGTGTGGACCACTTCATGGCCTGCTTCTTCCCTGAGGGTTTTGATACAGACCAAGATGTCTTTGCCATGAAG gtccgTGCAATGCAAGGCTGTGCCCTTTGTATATTTGAGCTGGAGAAAAGCCACAGTGTCCTCAGGCAGGACGGACTCAGTCAAGTACTGCGTGTGCTGAACTTTATCAGGATCATGATGCAGGCATTCCAGCAACATGAGCACCTCTGCTGGCAAATATATAATG GTTCATTACATATCTACACCATCTGCCGTTATCTGATTACCATGGATTGTAGTGCACAG GCACTTGAATACCTTCTGTGGGCAAGCATCAGTTTAGAGCTTTGCATCCCTCTGATGACAGCTGAGTATCTGCCATGGATTGTCACACTCTACTGTGCTGTGTGCCACTGTTACTATGACAACCAGGCTGCAGTGCAGGCGGAG GCATTTGCCAGGAGAGCCCTCGGAAGAATCAATGAGCAAGCAAAGTTGGAAGAGCAGAGTAAAGTTCCTGCGACTAGAGAGACTCAGAGAGCTTATAAAGAAGCCTCGATCAAG CTGGGCGCCATGGTGTTCAAACGAGCAGTGTATGAGgccaggaggaaacaaaaacccATACTCAAACTGAAAAGCAAAAGCGCCCGTAAA GTGCCATGGCCCCGTACAACAACAGGGCGCATGCTGCTGGCCCTGTTTGACAGCAGCGCGGCGCAGTTTTTGGGCATCTTAGAAGCACTTTGGGACAGCACCACACCCCCGCTGCAAACTAGGATGCCAGATGaaccagagcagcaggaggtgatCCTGGATCTCGTGTCTGCTGGCATCAGTATCTTATCTG GAGTCGCAAACACTAGTGAGCAAAAGGGTGACGACCCACCATGCATCTGTCTGAGTGCAGCGACGCCAGCATCCACTCTGATGGATTTAGCCATTTCAG GAGAAAACAAAGTATCCATCATGTCTGCGGTGAGGTTTATTAAGCTGTTATATCAGTACAAGCAGTCAGGTGCATTCACTGTACTCTCCAGAGAGATGCTGCCGGTTTTGTCT gGTTTGGAAGGTCTGTCGTTCAGGAAGGCAGAGATTGAGCTCGCTTTACTTGGTGGCTTCCACAATCTGCTGACGTCCCAGAGGAGCCGTctaaaagacaacaacatgaTTGAAG acagacacaggtcCTCATTGTCAATGAGCGATGAATTCATTTGCCTGGTGGACACACTGCACAAGTCTGTTTGTGGCTCGTCTTCT GAGGTGCAGCCAGATGTGGACCTGGTATTGGATGTTGTGTTATATCTCTGGGGTAAAGTGCAGGTGGTGATGCAGAGGGCCAATATGCAAAACCCAGAGTTTAAACACAAGTACGACAAG TGGCTGTGGTGTCTGTCTAGACTGTGTGAGGTAGCCTCTGCATATGGCCTGGAAACTGTGGACTGCATGATGATGACAGAGATGATCCACACATTGGTCATTTTGCTAGAGAGTGCTGCTGAACGCAGACAGGAAACGCAACATGCAG CAGCTCCTGGAGCAGACGGTGATGGCGTGATGGTGCGCTCTTTATTTCTTCTTGAG AGTTCGAGTACAGAGTTGCTTCagatggtgtgtgaggtggtgaAGAGAGGTCTTACTGCCCTGGGAAAGGGCGTAGCTACATTGCCTCCAGGTCGCTCAGCAGTCATGGACTCTGCCTTCATGCAG AAATTGTGTCCCCTCCCTCCGTCGACTCCCTCCCGATCTTCTGTGACATCATTGGAAGAGGGAAATGAGGATGATGAAATCtgtaagaaggaaaaagaagaagtggaaaCTGAGGCAGAATCAGATATTAAAGCCTCTCAAAACTCAACACGTGTGCCCCTGCTGGCCATAGACCGTCATCTAGAGCTGGACATCATTCACCACAGGGCTTCCCTCAAGTTACTGCACCTGAATGCAG TTGCAGAGTCTGAGCTGTTGGGTCGGATCAAGAAGAACAAAGTGTCCAAAGCTCTTTTCCTGATCCAGAAGGCCTTGTTGGTGTACAACAGCATGGAAACAAATAAGAGCAGCAAAACCAAGAGTCTGCtagag GAGGCTTCCTCCCTGATAGAGAAAGCGGAAGTAGAGGAGAGAAGACTTTATATCTCCACCATCTCTACTTcatctgaaaataaatacaaaggaaggaaagaggtgGAAGAaaaccctccacctccacccatCCTTCTGTCACGCACTAACCACTCCTTAACCTTTACCCCAGCGCCTTATAATTTGGAGGGACAA GTGTGCTGGTACCAGCTCTGCAGCCGTGCAGCTGAGGGCATTAACCGGAAAGTCCGCCTTGGAGACTGCGGCCTGCCAGGAACTGGAGATATG gtaCCAGCAGTATCTGGTAAGTGCCTGCTGAGGGTGGAGGGGCTGGTGCCCAATGAGAAATATGTGTTTGCTGTTGCTGCCTACAACAGCCAGGGCAAGCTACTGGGCAACGCCATTGGGCAGACAACATTCCCACTGCTGGCATCTATGCCTGTACCACTGCTTTCCACGTGGGCTCACTTGGTTCAG GTGGCATTTCAAACAGAGCAGTATACCTTAGCAAAAAGAGCCTGCAAGGAACTGTGGAGCCACTTTACCTCCCCCGACCCTGGGTCCCACTGTACGCAGGATAGCCTTGTCACCACAAG GCTGCACAAACAGACCCTACAAGTCTCTTCTCCTCACCTGTGTCAGTCGTTCCTGATTTCAATCTTCATTGAGACAGAGATCAATATTCAGCAGGGATCTCTCTACTGTGACTCGTTCAGTGACACTGGACCGTTCATCTGGGAACAG GAAGCCAGACTGGCAGAGTGTGAGCGCATGCTGGTGGCGATGGACTTGGCAATGTGTTTGAATGACGGTCTTGCTGCCCTGCAAGCTGTAGTAAACTGCTATGGCCTTTTGGCACCTCTCATCTTCCATCAGATCATTTGCCACCCTGTGGTACAA GTGCTGAAAAAATGCTTGATCGTTTTGGAGGAGAATTCAGATCTTCTCAAACAAAAATGGGCTGGAAACATCTTAGACTCACTAATGCACATGATAGCCTGCATTACCTACTATCTTtcaaag ACATTGCGTGTGCTCAGGGAGCATCAGATGGCTTTCCTACTGATGGAGTGTGGTCGCAGGCTACTACAGGAGGTTTATGATGCCCGGGTGCAGATCAGGAGAATCTCCAATGAAGCT TCCAAGGTAGTCGATCATGCTGCAATCAAGAGTGAAATGAGGATAAGCCTTCAGTTAAAGGCGCTGCATgcgaaaaacaagaaaagaatcGGATCTGGAGCTGCTCTCACCACAGACAATG AGATTGCACACCCACTGACTAGCTGTGAGGATCCCACCATATTGTATGATGTGATCTCCAGTAGCACATTAACGGATGCCTATGACCATG TGATGAAGCTCGGATGCAAGGCATATTTCACTGAGTACGCAGCACTGCTACTCCAGAGAACCGTGGAAGAAGGTCACCCAGACCTCGTATTGGAGTGGGGACAAAGCATATTTGAATTCCTTTCCAG GCGCGACGAAGAGATGTCCACAAAATGTTTGGAGGGAAACGATCACATTAAAAGAACTCCAAGAGCTCCGAAAGGAAATGAACCAACCCAg ATCACACCAGATGatacaagaaaaataaagcagaaaatGCATCACAGCACGCTTCGGCGAGGGAGAACTAACAG GGAGAAGCGGGCTGTGGAGAACCTACTAACCACAATGGCGTCTGCGGTGCAACGCAACAAGAGGCTGCTTAAGCTGAGGAGCCTGTGCTGTGAGGAGCGAGTGTGGAAATCACATCTCAACTACAGCATGGCTCAGGCACATATGGTTCTGTTTCATAAGGAGCTAGACCAGCTGCATGGAGGAGGCCTGCAGCACAG GTACAGCCAGTTAAATCTCTCGTATTTCTCTCTGGCCTACTCTGGTGTCCTGGTGGCAAGAAACTCACAGCAGTCTTCTCAAAGTGAGGTGGTCTCAAAGAGAGACTCCCCCCACTCTGGTCTTGTTGTCCAAGTGACTTCACACAAAGACAGGCAGAAGAAGGAGG CAGTCAGTGACGATGACTCAGATATCACAGATGAGAgttctgaggaggaagaggaaaaggacgCCTCTAAATCTGTGGATCAGCAGACTGAGATGAGTGGACAACCTATTTCCATCCTGCTGGACTCGCTTAACAAAGCTGCTTTACATCTCCGAAGGGCCATG GTGTTGGCCCATCGTGGCAGCCATTGGACCACTCTATGGTGCATGTGTCAGACTGTGTGGGACCAAAGCTGCAAAATTGCTTCCTTCGCTCAAACAGATGTTCACCTTGAACCTGACTCCCCCTTGACAGCAGAACAGCTGCACACCACCTTCACCCGGCTGCTGTCGCTGGCTTCTGACCTAATCATGGACATGGTGAACAAGTTAGGG CTGTGGAGTTTATATGACAGTGACTTGACTGAGGGAGAACTCGAGTCCAGTCTTCATTTCTCAGCCCCGTTGGATGAAAGCACCCATATGGACCTGCGTTGGGTCCGCATCTTGGTGTTGGACACTCTGGAGCGGCTCCATGATAGTGGCAAATGGGAAACCCTGGCCCACTTTGCCTTACTTTTCAACTCATACACACG GGAACGTTACGCCTCCATTATAACTCCTTTACTCGTCCATGCTCAGAGGAGGCTTCTTGAAAGGATCAGTTGTTTTGGAGGCCCTGTGGTTCCACAACCACACCATGTCAAAACACAGAGAGTCACTGGCAAGGAG GTGACTTGCAGGAGCTATGCAGGCTGCCAGTTGCTCAATGGGTGGACCCCTCACAAGGCACGGCAACTGCCCATTCAGAAAAAAGCATCGCTCCCAAACTCCCCTCCTCCAGATGCAGCTGAGCTTAAAG GTGCAAAAGTACACTCCATGTCCCTGGTGTGTGTTCCTCTCGATGTAGAAGACACACTGAGCTGTTACCAACGAGCTCTTGAGAGAAAACCTCATTGTCTTCAGGTCTTCCAGCACAGTCGCTCATTGCTGACGCTGCTTCTGGCACATACGCAGCCCC GCTTTACAGCACAGTTGCACAACTGTCATTCTGAAAGCCTGGTAGATTTCAGTCCTATAGTTATGTCCAGTCCAAACATCCAACCCTGCGACCTGAGAGAGGATAACTTCAGAACACCAAATGCTCTCTACAGCCGCCCTATCAGTGCTGACCACATGCCGACTGTCACTGCTGCATACTCCACCTCCATTA AGTATCTCCAGGCCAACAGTCACGACTCCCTCAGAGTTCAGGCACTGCATGAAATGGGAAACCTACATTTCTACAACGGAAACATACG GGCAGCACACTCATCCTGGAGCAAAGCTGTAGATTGTGCCTTAGGGTGCTCAGGCATAGTAGAAAAATGGGATGGCGTGACGTTTGGAAGTGGCTCCCTGCAACAAACCCTGAAACAGGCTGGCATTTGGGGATGTCTACAGGCTGCTGGGCTCACTGCTAAGATTGCACA GCATATCTTGACTTCTGATATCAGCCAGCGAACCAAGTGCTGTCTTCTTTCTGCTCACCTCTTCAAG TGTgcactctgctgctctctggctcAACCCCAGGCTGACCTCCTGTACGCCTCCCACAGCATCGGAGACGAACTGCTCCCAGGAGTCGACCTTTTCTCGGAACCTCACCGGGTTCACCTCGGTACCACCGTAACCAGCCTTAACTTCATCTGCCACTGGCTTTTCACCACAGGCTACTGCCTCACG CTATTGCCCATACTGGCACTTTACCTACATTTCGTGGGGACTGTTTGCAGAGATGTGCAACGTTGGGTTGAGGGAAAAATACTGAAG ATCCGTGCCCTTACTGAACTGTACCTGTTCACTGAAGCTGCAAAGGAGGCAGTGCAGCTCACACAAGGAATAGGCATCATTCTGCCTAATGGACACTACATTGCCACAGACGATCACCAA CCTGAGAAGACATTCTGTAGCAACAAGTCTCTCCTGGACAATGTTGTG TCTTTGGAAGAACTTGTGAACTGTGACATTGCTCCGGCGGTCCAAACATTGTATGGATCCACATTGTGCCTCCGATTCAACCTGGCTCGAGTTCAACTAGTCCTGGCGCTCAGCAACACTGTACAAGGCCCTTCTGTGCCAG ATTCTGTTGATGGAGTAGGTTGTGCCAGCATAACAATGAGTCCAGTGAACTCAAAACACTATCAACATGATGATGAACTGGACAGCGAGAGCGCCGGTCTAAAGACAGAAAGGCCAAAGTTGTTGGATCTTCATACAGAGAAAAATCTCACTCCAGAAAGAATTAAG ATCCTTTTGTTAGAAGGAGTATCCTCCTTGTTGCATTCCATATCACAGCCGCTCACATCTCAGTGCTTTAGTGAAATAGAAAACCTGGAACTGGAAATAGAGTCCAATCTCCTCAAGGCGGACCTCTACTTGCAGCAAGGACATGTTGCATTAAG TTCTGAGATGGCAGTTTCATCCCTGGTGCTGATGCAGACGTCAACTTTAATCATAGGATCCATATCTGACCATCAGAAACCTGTGTCTGAGCTCCCACATCccatgacaggaagtgaccag GGTACTAAAGATTGCAGTTTGTTGAATCCCCTGCATGGAGACTGTCCGAGGACAGTTGAGGCTAGTGAGAGAATTGGAGTTTCTCTGTGGCTGCGTTGCCGCCTGGCTCTGGTCCGCAGCCTGGCTGCACACATCTGTGGCACCGCTGCTGTTTTTCCAG GAACTTGA